The Gossypium raimondii isolate GPD5lz chromosome 2, ASM2569854v1, whole genome shotgun sequence genome segment tttcccctaagtTCGATGACAAACTCACCTCTTCCTTGGGTGGAAGCCTCTTCGATGACTCAACAAGCTTCGATGCTGCCTTTTCTTTGACCACGGTTTGCTTTGGACATTTTTGCAACTCATGTGGACCACGATATAAGAAGCACTTTACTTGCTTCTTCTTGCTCCTCGTTGCCCTATTGGCTtcgaattttcctttatttGAACCAAACTTCTTGAGCTCCTCGTTTGGCATATCATCCCCTTTGATGGTAGGCTTCCTCGGACATTTTCGCAACCTATTCAAACCATGACATAAGAAGTACTCCACTAGCTTCTTATCACATTCGGCCTCCTTGGTTTTTATACCCCTTGCGATCGAACCAAGTCTCGCAGCCTTACCTTTCGGCTCGTCCTTTTTAGAAAGCTCGAATTTCTTCGgacattatttttaacaaatgtgGACCATCGCAAAGAAAACATTTCAATTGCCTATCTTTTTGTTAGGTTTCTTCTTCTcaactcgtggtttcccattaccaccatCGTTGTCGTTTCCACTAAcatcattattttttctttgattccTTTCACATACACCCATTTCCTCAGACTTGGAAGACTCAAGTTTGTCTTTCCCTAGATTAAGCTTGACCATGGACTCCGCTACCGTCATAGCTTTCGACAGCTCTTGGACACCTCCTTATTCCACTTCCTGTCTAACCCACAACTTTAATCCATTCTTGAAAGCAAGTAATGCCTCTTTCTCGGTCACATCTGAAATTTGAAGCATGAGTTCCTTTAACTCTCGAACATACTCCCCCACTGTGCCTCGTTGCGTAGGCCATCGTAACTTTGCTCGAGCTTCCTTCTCGACAAATTTTGGATAAAACTACCCCTTCAACTCGCCTTGGAACTCGTCCTAAGTTCCAATCTCATAATGCATTTTATTTGTGGAATAGCCTCGCCACCATAAAAGCACAATATCAGTAAGAAACATGGAGGTAGTATTTACCTTACTCACATCATTCATGATGCCTTTGGCATGAAAATAGTGCTCCATCCTCCACAAGAAACTGTCCACTTCGCACGTAGACCTTGCCCCTGCAAACTCTTTCAGCTTAGAGACATATTCACAATTGAGTGCTGCACTTGGCACTCTATTCCCCACGGTTGCTCGACACAAGGGAAGCTCTCCCTCAAGCTCCTCTATTCTTGTGTTCAAAGCCTTTTTTGTGGCcattgtttcctccttcaaGCAATCACCATGGCCTTGAGAGCATCATTCCTTTCTGTCATCTTCTTCTTATGAAAATTCAGCAACTCTTGCACATTATCCCTATTGGAAGTGAGACATATGGTTACAAAGTCCTTGGATTGCTCCGCCAAGTCATCTATGCGTTCACCAAGCGCATCTTGTGAGTCATTCGTGTCCCCCATGGACTCCTCGAGTTTATTCACTCGTTTCTCTACTATCGACAACATATCCTTCAAAATGATTAGTTTATCGACCCACTTTTGATCAAAATCTTCTTTTGACATCCCAATGGTGCCTTCACAACcaaagctttgataccacttaTCACGGGGTTAGAACTTTTGTCTCGTGTTCCTTGCGGCCTTAGGCATTCCTTTTGTACCAAAtatgcctaagtcagcctaaccaTCAAACAATAGAAGATTCACAAAGAATTCCTccaaatcatcaatttatataGCGGAAGCAACACTATCAAAAGAAAGCACAAAAGAACAGAAAGCCATAGAAAATTATGCACgagaggtgtttgagtaaatgctcttaaTTGTATTACTTTCTCGTAAAGAATACAAGAAACAATCAAAGAATAAAGTGAGTTACAAGTGAGGGGGagactctctatttatagttgagctcccccaaaaccgacggtctaGATCAAGTTACATCAATGGACGAGATTAGCCTATCCCTTAAAtctagggatttacaagattatataatcaaatacaATCTAatcttacaagatatgattctcctcaatcttctaagattagtttccCTATTAACCAAGGTAGCCTATGTTGCCATATCTTTATCATTGAGCCACCTAGGCTTCAATCTAACAGCTCTTTGAATCAGGCCAGCtcttgtgggccaaatgatctGCATCTAAACGATAGACCTCCATAGGaacatttggtgcgatggttacgggctttgcactttggctcGTGACACTAGCAGTGACttactaatgatgtactttgtctcattgaactcaagatTTGATGTTATACCAATTGTTGAGTAAAGTTTCAATCATGGCTGACTCTAATTAATTCGGCCCTTGACCTTTGCCCCCACAAATCCCCCTATTTTGtcactatattttatttctttaacagaAATTTAGGTCACACAACTTTGACAATATCTTTACTTGCAACTCACAATACAATTCATCAACAACTCTACACTACCGCATGATATAACAAAGTCAAACctctataatttaattcatcttttaacaTAATATAGATCAGCTATATGTTTAAATGCGATGATGAAACGTTCAGTTCAGTTTATAGAAAATCGAAAACATTTTTAAAGCATTGACTGCAGCAAAAACCCTTCCAATTCACCATTAAAATGGAACTTTCTAGTATCCATATGTTGTTCTCTTCATCATCCTCATGAACTCGTCCATACTTACCTCTCCATCATCTGTATTCAAAATTATCAACCATTAACTAATAAGCTTTCCTTGAAACTTAGATGACAAATTGTATATTAagattgaagaagaaatgtTATTGGAGCTTACTATCTTTATCAGCTTCTTCAATCATGTCTTGAATCTCTTTTTTAGTCAGGTTTACACCAAGCTCGTTTGCTATGCGTTCAATGTCTTGGGCAGATATCTTTCCCTGAATTCAAATGAAGAAGGGTTAATAAACATGGGCAAACTATCTATTAGAACTTCAAATATGTTTCAATTGAgttcttaaaataatattttattaatcagaTCTGTTAATTTAGACGTTAAAAGATAGTAAATGGATAGcttgaatttaacattttaatgttaataaatttttcgAGGGTAGTTTCGTGTTTTTAACAAGTCAAGTCAGAACTATAAATGCTGTAGATACACATGTATTAGCAATTTAATATTTGCATTGTTATTTTAACCATAGTTGAGGAATTCTGATGCAAATAACCAGAAAAGACAGAAGCAGATATTTACGTTGTTATCTTGATCAATGATTTGGAATGCTTTCGTAAGCTCTTCTTTAGTGTCTCTTTCACCAATTTTGGCAGTCATCATAtacacaaattcatcaaaatcaatgGCTCCACTTCCATCTTTATCTACACCTGCAATCATTTGTTCGATTTGCTGGTGTGTGTGTGTGAATGtgatgtagcagattaaacATTAAAGGATtctgaatatatatacatatatataaacttaacaTGCTATATATAGCACAACCAGGATATTTGAAAGATTACCTCTTCTGTCATCTCGAAACCTAGTGCCCTGTAATGCTAAAAACGATTAGCTCTATTTAGTTCTGATATCAGgtaaaatgtatgtatgtatgtatgtatgtatgtatgtatgtatgtatacctCATGGCAACATTAAGCTCTTTGGCATCAATGGTACCTGGACAGCAAAATTCAGActataatttagtaaaatgtgGAGAATTGAGACTCAAAAGAATATCCATCTGGATATGAATATTAAGAAATgatcatctttgaattttttttaaatacataaaaacttgaaataaaatttaaagttacatTCAAATCCGAAAAGCATAATAAATTATGATGCAATTAAGCTTATATACCAGATCCATCAGTGTCGAATAGTTCAAATGCTTCTTTAATCTCTTGCTTCTTCTGTTGGCTTAATCCATGGTGGCGTCCCTTATGCTTGTCTTTCCCTGGTGTATCTTTATAAATACTAGACTGATGAAAGTgatcaaaacatttattagaACACATAACCAACACTATTCTAATTCTATAATAGACTAGTTTAAGACATTATTCGAGTAATCCATATTATTAgtgtatgaaattttataatataacaaaattacaCCAATTGTCTGATTTATTCATTGGATTATATCCATAATTGCTTCGACGATGATTAGAAGATTCAGAAAATTATATCATAAACCAAATcattagtaataaaaataaagaaaattacaattacctaatattttaagaaataaattgaattaagagCTAACATACCATTCTTAATTCAGATGAGATGGAAACTCTTTCGAGAGAAAGTAtccaaaaggaaaaggaattAAAAACTGAAAAGACTGATCTGAAGATACTAattcaaaacccaaaaatagtgtataaaactacaatttttttatatacatttggCATTTGATTTAGATCCGATTTTAATTGCATcgtatttgaaataaaatatcttaaatttttatacaagtCATCGTCGTGGTCTTGCAATATTTGCTACATTTAAGCAACCAATTAACAAAAAGTTGTGATAACTTCAGCAAAGGTATTATATCAATTTACTTTTGAATTGAGATGGCAGtccctacttttatttttttttaaattgagaacttaattcaattattagtaaatacatgaatttaaattattaatagtttttgtttttagtgTTGATTAACACATGAACATGAACTTGTGTCATTTACTCGTTAGTTCGagttcaattcacatatattcacTGGCAAGATAATGGTATGGTTGATACTCTGGCAAAAGCAGGTTAGTTCGAGTTCAATTCACATTTATTCACTGGCAAGATAATGGTATGGTTGATGCTCTGGCAAAAGCAAGTGTAAGGAGACCTTCATTATTTAATGTTTGGTGGTGACTGTCATTCGCTGGCTATTAATTTTGTTTGCGTTGATGTTGAATGTCTCCGGTCGAGTGTGCTTCGGAGTGAAAGTTACTCTGGGAGTTTTGTAATCTTTTCATCTTTGAAAGTAGTTGGAATTTACCAATCGactgagcaaaaaaaaaaaaactcatgttATCTAAGTgttacatgaaaattttaacccctaccataaataattcttagtaaaagaaaagaaaagaaaattaacaaattatgaaataagaaaataggTCAAACTATGCAGGCAACTTGAATATTAGAGATgaag includes the following:
- the LOC105787607 gene encoding caltractin, whose protein sequence is MCSNKCFDHFHQSSIYKDTPGKDKHKGRHHGLSQQKKQEIKEAFELFDTDGSGTIDAKELNVAMRALGFEMTEEQIEQMIAGVDKDGSGAIDFDEFVYMMTAKIGERDTKEELTKAFQIIDQDNNGKISAQDIERIANELGVNLTKKEIQDMIEEADKDNDGEVSMDEFMRMMKRTTYGY